One segment of Chionomys nivalis chromosome 1, mChiNiv1.1, whole genome shotgun sequence DNA contains the following:
- the LOC130884736 gene encoding peptidyl-prolyl cis-trans isomerase H-like has product MAEANSSPVDPVVFFDVSIGGLEVGRMKIELFADVVPKTAENFRQFCTGEFRKDGVLIGYKGSTFHRVIKDFMIQGGDFVNGDGTGVASIYLGPFADENFKLRHSAPGLFSMTSSVPSTNGYQFFSTCSKCDWLDGKHVVFGKIIDGLLVMRKIENISTGPNNKPKLPVVMSQRGEMYSRPRLNQVFSVG; this is encoded by the coding sequence ATGGCAGAGGCAAATTCAAGTCCAGTCGACCCGGTGGTCTTCTTCGATGTCAGCATTGGCGGCCTGGAAGTTGGTCGCATGAAGATCGAGCTGTTTGCGGACGTGGTGCCTAAGACGGCGGAGAACTTTAGGCAATTCTGCACTGGGGAGTTCAGGAAAGATGGTGTTCTGATTGGGTACAAAGGAAGCACCTTCCATAGGGTCATAAAGGATTTCATGATTCAGGGTGGAGATTTTGTTAATGGAGATGGTACTGGAGTCGCTAGCATTTACCTCGGTCCATTTGCAGATGAAAATTTTAAACTTAGACACTCGGCTCCAGGCCTGTTTTCCATGACAAGCAGTGTTCCCAGTACAAACGGCTACCAGTTCTTTAGCACATGTTCTAAGTGTGATTGGCTGGATGGAAAGCACGTAGTGTTTGGAAAAATCATTGATGGACTTCTGGTGATGAGAAAAATTGAGAATATTTCCACGGGCCCTAACAATAAGCCCAAACTGCCAGTGGTAATGTCCCAGCGTGGGGAAATGTATTCTAGACCAAGACTGAACCAGGTCTTCAGTGTTGGGTGA